The genomic window CAACAACATCTCCCATAAATTGTTCAGGGGATATAGCAACAACACGCATAACCGGTTCCAAAAGAACAGGACTTGCTTGTCGCGTTGCTTCTTTGAATGCTAAAGACCCAGCGATCTTAAAAGCTGCCTCTGATGAATCCACATCATGAAAGGATCCATCATAAAGTGCGACAGAAATATCTACCATTGGATATCCAGCAACAACACCTGTTTCCATCGCTTCCTTTGCTCCCTTCTCAACTGCAGGAATATATTCTTGAGGAATGATACCTCCTTTTATTTCATCAACAAATTCAAAACCTTGTCCAGGTTCTCTCGGAGTAACTCGAAGTCTACAATGTCCGTATTGACCACGACCTCCTGATTGACGAATGTATTTTCCTTCTGCTTTTGCTTCTTTTCGTATAGTTTCTCGATAGGCTACTTGAGGTTGTCCAACATTCGCTTCTACTTTAAATTCTCTTCTTAAACGATCCACAATAATATCCAAATGAAGCTCCCCCATCCCAGAAATAATAGTTTGCAATGTTTCTTCGTCAGTATGAACACGAAAGGTAGGATCTTCTTCCGCTAACTTTTTCAAAGCAAATCCCATTTTCTCCTGATCAGCTTTAGTTTTTGGTTCAATAGCAATATCTATAACTGGCTCAGGAAAAACCATAGATTCAAGAAGTATAGCTTGCGAAGGATCACATAAAGTATCTCCTGTTGTTGTATTCTTAAGCCCTACAATAGCTCCAATTTCTCCCGATCCCATTTCAGAAACTTCTTCCCTCGTATTAGCATGCATTCGAAGAATTCTTCCTATACGTTCTTTTTCTCCTTTGGTGGAATTTAAAACATAGGATCCTGCTTGAATAGTTCCTGAATAAACACGAAAAAAGGTAATTTGACCAACGAAAGGATCCGTAGCTACTTTGAAAGCTAAAACAGCGAGCTTGTCACTATCGTCAGGATGTTTTTCAATTTCAGATCCTGTTTTTACTTCAGTAGCACGAACAGCAGGAACATCATTAGGTGAAGGTAGATAATCTAATACTGCATCAAGAACAAGTTGGACACCTTTATTTCGAAGGGCTGTTCCTGTAAACACAGGTATAAGATCAACTTTAACAACAGCTTTTCGTATAGCAGCCTTAAGTTCTTCAACGGAGATTTCCTCTCCTCCTAAATATTTTTCTACAAGAACATCGTCAGTTTCAGAAACTTTTTCTACAAGTTTTTCTCTCCATAATTTTGCTTTTTCAAGAAGTTCTGCGGGTATTTCTTTTTCAACAACTTTCTCTCCCATGTCCCCTTCAAATTCGTAAGCCTTCATAGTAAGAAGATCTACAACACCTCGAAAATCACCTCTTTCTCCAATAGGAATTTGAGCAGCAAAGGCTTTTGATGTTAAACGGTCCCAAATAGACTCAAGAGCACGTTCAAAATCAGCACCTTCTTTGTCGATTTTATTGATAAAACAGATTCTTGGAACGTTGTATTTATCAGCTTGTCTCCAAACAGTTTCTGACTGAGGCTCAACACCCTCTTTTCCATCAAAAACAACAACGCCTCCATCCAAAACACGAAGAGATCTTTCTACTTCAACAGTAAAATCAACATGACCTGGCGTATCTATAATATTAATTTGATAGTCTTTCCAAAAACAAGTAGTTGCGGCACTTGTAATAGTTATTCCTCGTTCACGTTCTTGTTCCATCCAGTCCATAGTAGCCTCCCCCTCATGAACTTCTCCTATTTTGTGCGTTATCCCAGTATAAAATAAAATTCGCTCCGTCGTAGTAGTCTTACCTGCATCAATATGAGCAATAATTCCGATATTACGAAGTCTTTCAATGGGATGTTTTCGTGACATATATTCAAATTAAATAATACTTTTGTTGTTTGTAGAAAAAGGAAAAAAGATTTCCTTCAAGAAATAAGAATGATTCCAAACTAAGCAAAATGAGCGAAAGCTTTATTAGCTTCAGCCATTCGATGCACTTCATCGCGCTTTTTCATAGCAGCTCCAGTTTTTTCTGAAGCATCAATGAATTCATCTGCTAATTTTTCAGACATAGCCTTTCCTTTTCTTTTTCTGCATGCAGAAATAATCCAACGAATAGCTAAAGTCTGGCGACGATCTCCCGTTACTGGAACAGGAACTTGATAGTTTGCGCCTCCAACACGACGAGATTTTAATTCCAACAAAGGTGCAATATTTTTTATTGCTTGTTCAAAAACATTCAAACCGCCCTTTTTTGTTCGGTCATGAATAATATCAAAAGCCTTATACATAACCCTTTCTGCTGTCGATCGTTTTCCATCATTTAAAAGACAGCCAATAAACCTTCCCACAAGGATATTTTCATACTGTGGGTCTTCTTTCCATTGTTTTATATAAATACGTTTTCTTCGTGCCATATAGAGTATACTTTCTTCAATCAACTATTTTCCTTAGGTTTTTTAGCCCCATATTTACTTCGACCGCGCTTCCTGTTTGCAACACCCGTTGAATCAAGAACTCCTCGAACGATATGATATCGTACTCCAGGAAGATCTTTTACTCTTCCTCCACGAATCATAACAATGGAGTGTTCTTGTAATTGATGTCCTATACCAGGAATATACGCTGTTACTTCCATACCATTAGTAAGTCTCACACGCGCAATCTTTCGAAGAGCTGAGTTTGGCTTTTTAGGTGTCGTTGTACTTACTTTCACGCACATGCCTCGTTTAAAAGGTCCTTGAGAAGGTTTTGGTCTATTCTCTAAAGAATTAAACACAAAAGCCATAGCAGGAGTTTTAGATTTTCTTGCTACATTTTTTCTCGGTTTTCGAACAAGTTGGTTCATGGTTGACATAGTGCAATAGGACGCGTTCATCTCTTTATATTTCTAAAATACTTGAGAGACGCCTCTTTTCTTTAAAATAATTTCGGTAAAAAAACAGCTCATCAGCCAGAGCTCCTCAAGAATACGAAAAACTCCCCAACTTGTCAAATAATCCACCCTTATCAATTTCATCACGACATTTACAAAATAAAAAAATAAAATTCTTTTTGATTGCAAAACTTTCTTAATTCCTCAAAATAAGCTTATATAAAAGCTTATTTAATATATAAATTCGAAATATTAATGAAGATGTTTTTTTCATTCTTTTCTCCAAAAAATATAGAAAAAAGCTTTTTTAAAAAAGTTTATTCAAGGTGTCCCTAAAAAATATTTACCCCTATACCAAAATGTATTAAGTTCTGCGAAAGAAAGAAACTTTCTAAAAATACCTTCATTCTTTATCAAAAAGTTATTTTTCTTAAAAACTCTTTTTTTAATTATTATTCGAGCCTTCCTTCGTCAGAAAAATCAGGAAGCACCTCTTCAGTTAAAGATTCTTCCACTTTTACCGAATCTTCTGCTTTTACAGGGTCTTCTGGATTAAGACTTTCCGCAGAAGGTAAGGTGGGTTCCGTTACGTCTGTGGAAATTTCTTCCGAATTCAAATTTTCATCCCCCTCTTTTTCATCTACTAAATCTTGGGTACTCATTTGCGTCCCTGTTAATTGACTTTTTTCTTTTTCAATAAAATTTTTCAGATCCACTTCTTCGGATTTACTATATTTCAAAGCAAGATCAAAATATTTCAAAGCATCTTCTAGAGAAGCTTCTTTTTTATAGATATTTGCCAGAGCAAGATAAGAATGGACCTCCTCTGGTTTTTTTTCTATTACTTTTTTATACATTTCAATAGCAAGTGTTGTATCGTTAGATTGTCCCCGCGTATAATATAATCTTCCCAAAACATACATGAAAGTCGGCTCTTCAGGAATAAATTCTAAAGCTCGTACAATACTCTGAATAGCACCCTCTATTTCTCCTAACCCCTCTTGCGTAAGAGCAAGAAGATACCACGCTTGAGGAAATTCTTCTTTTTTTCCAAGAGATATCTCCATCTCTTTTTTTGCATTTGCAAAATATTTTTCTTTTTCCTGCGAGCCCTCTTTTGTCATAGCCTTTCTAATAAAAAGCTCTCCTCGTTTCATATGCAAACGAGGATTTTGAGGTTCAAGCTTGATAGCTTCATCATAAGATTCTCCACAAATATCTATAAAATCATCTACATACAAACTTAATTCTTCATAAATTTGTCCCGACATTTCCCATGCGACAACATCCTTCGGCGTCATATTTTTTGAACGAACTGCGTATTCAGATGCTAAGTTCATATTCTTTTCGATCATTTTAAGATAATTTTCATCGGTCGATTCTATTTTTTGAGATTTAACCTCCTTTACATATTGATTAGCCAAAAGAATATAATAACGAGATTCAAAAGGATTCAATTCAATAGAACGTTTCAGAAAAGAAATCGCATCCTCTTGAGAAGAATTTAACACTGCCTTCTTTGCAAAAAAATCAGCAAAAAAACCTTTCGCCAAAAAAATATACCCATATATAAAGAAACTGAACACAACAAGAAAAGCAAATGCGGCGCTTAAAATATATTCAGGACGTGGTCTCGTGCTTATAATTCGAACAGTGGATTGCATATCCGATTGGCTTTTTCGAAGAGAAAGTGTAAATGCCATAACAACAAACCATAAAGCAAAAACAGGAAATGCAACAGGAAAAAAAATAATTGTTAAAGTTAAAAATAAAAGAGAAATAACTGAACCAATCCAAAAAAATAAATATTTGCCACCTCTTTTATATCCTGCAAGAAACCCAGAACCAATAGTATAAAGAATGAGAAATGAAAAAGCTAAAAAACCAGAAATTCCCGAAGTGACAGGGACTTCAAAAATCATACCTTCTGCCTGAGAAGGTCTTTCAAGGACAAGAGAGGTCTGATTCAAATCAAGATGTCTATACAAAGAAAATGCGGAACTATATAAAGATGGGCCTACTCCAAAAAAAGGATTTTCTAAAAAGGAACTATATGCTATTTGAAAAGAATTTTGAAAAGATATCATTACTCCATCCGTTGATTCTGTCATTGGAAAAATAACTTTTCCAGAGAAATAACCTAAAACACAAAAAAGAAAGATTACCGAAGGAAACCATGCTGATTTAAATTTAATTCCAATTATAACGGCAACGGTCAATAAAAACCAACCACTTATCATAAAAAGGATCCACCAGAAAGACATGTTTGAAAAATATCGTATAGAAAAAAACATAGTTAGAAAAGAAAGAATACTCAAAAGAAAAAATTGTATACTCAAAAAAATCTTTTTCTCTGTAACTTGCAATAATCGTTCCTGAAAAGCCCCCCAAAGCAAAGGGAGTGTACCCAAAAGAATAATTATTATAGAAGGAAAATGATGAAACATTTCCTCTTTTTTTGTTAATGATACAATTTGAAAAAAAGAAGGAATTATTTCCCATAAAACAAGAAATGCTATTAAAGAAAAAACACCAAGTACAAGAGAATTCTTTATCCAAGAAACCTTAGAGATTCTAACAAGATGTAGTGTTATATAATAAAGTAAAATATAAGCAAAAAAAGAAAGAGTTCCTCTACCAGGATCTCCAAAAACTCCCCACATACTATGCCATACATCATCACTCAAAAAAGAAGAGATACCGAAAACAAGAAGAACCAACAGCATAGGGGCATCTGCAGTTGTTCTTGGTATTTCAATCTTTCCCACGATAAAACTTCGAGTAAGCCAGAAAATGAGAGCGCTTAAAATACCCAAAAGGAAAAGCGTATACTGCTCAAAAATACTTCCTTGTAAAGTCAATCCTATTGACCCAGAAAAAAGTCCCCCTATCGCAACAAAGAAAAAAAATGCTGTCAATACATCAGAACAAATAAGAGCAAATTTTTTCGAAAATATATAATGCGCAAGATTCATTCGCTTTCTTTAATTTCCTTTATAATTTTATTTTCTGAAATTTTTTCAATAATGAGAAAGAATTCCTCTACATTAAGAGAGGATCTCCCTACGAGAAGTCCCTCGAGATTAGTATTTTCAAATAATTCACTAACATTTTCCGAATGGACAGACCCTCCGTAGAGAATATGTGTATCCGAAGAAAATTCTTCAAAACATTCTTTAACTGTTTCTTGAATGCTTTCTATCGCAAAAGAGAGCTCTTTTGCATTTGGAAGATTGTCAGTTCCTACTGCCCAAATAGGTTCATAAGCAATAACTATTCTATGAGCATCCTCTTTTTTTATGTATTTTAAGGCATTTTTTGTCTGTTCTTTAAGAACTTTTTCTGTAAATCCCTGTTCTTTTTGATCAAAAGTCTCTCCAACACAAATAACAGCAGTAATACCATATTCTACTGCTCGAAGACATTTTCTCGAAATTTCCAAATCAGTTTCCTTATGATTTTTTCGCCTCTCGCTATGTCCTATGATAACAAAAGAAACTCCTAGAGACTTCAGCATAGAAACGGAAACGTCTCCCGTAAAAGATCCTGCTACTTCCAAAGAAATATCTTGTGCTCCCAACAAAATATCATTCTCAATAATTTTATTCGCTTTTTCTAAAAAGGGAAACGGTGGAGCTATGCCGATATGAATATTTTTATCTTTATTTTTTGAAAAGTTCAAAAAATTCTGAATATACACTTCAAATTCAGATAAGCTCCCCGGATTCATTTTTAAATTTCCTATTATACTAATCATATTTTCTTTATTTTTCATCTCTTATTCTAACAAAAATACTCATTTATGAAAAGAAAAGCCCTAAAATAAATTTAAGAGCTTTTCCCTTTTCATTTCTTACTTGCGTAGTTAAGGCATTTGCCAACCACATTTGGGACATACAAGTTTTACCTGATACCATCTACTATCATTCACATCAGTAATACGAACTTTCATTACCATACGCTCACCACAATCCACACCCATACATTCATAATGACTATTGATACGGAGTTGTTGAGCCATTCTTTGTGCATCAAGTGCATATGGATCAAATTGAATAACATATTCACCACCCTCAGAAAAAAGATTTGTTATCAATGTTACCACTTCTCGAGGTGTTGTTGTATCCCGAACAACAAAATCTTTTGCCCCGAGTTGCTCTGCACGCTTTCTATCTTCTTCACGTCCAAGATGAGAAGAAATAACAACAGGGATAGAAACCGTTGCTGTATTTTTATTCAATGTTTCCATGAAAGAAAAACCATCCATTCGGGGCATGACAATACCAGTAAAAATAACGTCAGGAATTTTTTCTATAGCAATCTGTATTCCTTCAACACCATCTCTCGCCTCATAAACTTCATAATCAGCATTACGAAAAACATTTGCATAAAGTTCTCGAGTAAAATCATCGTCATCAACGATAAGAATAGATCGTCTAGTTTCTTGAGACATACTTTTTCTATATTTTATTCTTTTAATTAAGACGTTTCTAAGTATAGCACAAAAAATACATACCTACAAAAAATTTCAAAGTCCCATTTCTCGAAGATTTTCAAAAAGTTTTTTTTGTTCCCTAGAAAGACGCTTTGGAATTTCAACATGCACACGAACCAATTGATGGCCTTTACGTCGATTGTTTAATTCAGGAAATCCCTTTTCTTTTATGCGAAAAATTTCTCCTGATTTTGTGCCTGAAGGAATTCTCATCGTAACAGTACCATAAAGAGTCTCTGCCTGTATCGAATCTCCCAGAACTGCTTGAGAAAGAAAAATATATTCCTCTGTAAGAACATCGAGTCCTTTTCTTGTAAATTTCTTATCTGGTCGCACGTGTACTGTTACATAAAGACTTCCCGCTGGAGATCCGTACTCACCAGCATCACCCTTTCCAGAAAGAGAAAGTGTCTGTCCATCATCAATTCCTGCAGGAATAGTTATAGTAAGTTCCTCTCGACGTCGAACTCGTCCATCTCCTCCACAAATTCGACATTTTTTTTCATACATTTTTCCTTTTCCCTGACAATCATGACAAAGAACAACTTGTTGCATTGTTCCAAGAATAGTTCTTACATGCGTGCGAATCTTTCCAGCTCCAGCACATGTTTTACAAGATATTTGTTTAGATCCTTTTTCTCCCCCGGTTCCAAGACAATCCTCACATAAAGCCCTTCGCTCAAGAGAAACTTTCTTTATAGTATTTTGTATAGTTTCCTTCATCTCCATCTCAACGTCAATTTGAATATCCTTTCCCTGTGCAGATGTTGAGCTTGATTCTCTTCCAAAGAAATCTCCAAAAATATCTTCAAAACCTCCAAAACCTCTATCGGAAGATTGTGTTCTTTGAAAATTACCAAAATCAAAATTACCAAAATCAAAACCCTCGAATCCCCCAAAACCAGAACCATTATTCGAACCTGCGTTTCCATTATTAAATGTCTGGCCAAAACGATTATATTGTTCACGTTTTTTGGGATCAGAAAGCACTTGATATGCCGAACTAATTTTTTTAAACATCTCAACATCTCCCGTTTCTTTGTCAGGGTGATATTTATGAGCAAGTTTTCGAAATGCTTTCTTTATTTCTTCTTGAGAAGCATTTTTTGAAACTCCGAGAATGTCATAATAGTTTTGTGAATCCATAAGGGTAGACTTTTTTCTTTCTTAAAAAATATCATAAGAGAAAAAAATTAGCAATCCCAAGTCTTGAGTGCTAAAAAACCGACATAAGATTTTATAAAGTTTTTCTCTCTTTATAATCTTATGCCGGTCTATAATCAATATCTACCTACTGATTCCCCTTATTAAGAAGAAAGGGCTTGATCAATTTTTTTTTCTTTTCGATGAAAAGAAAGTCCACCTAAGAAGAATATATTTTCTTCAAGAGAGGGACGGAATAAACAATGCTCTTGGCAGAACTCATCTTTCCCGATAGAAGAGAGACAGGTATCTTCTATTATTATGGGTTGATGCCCCTGCACTCGACGAGGGCAATGCGATTCACCATTATACCTCAAATGATGTTGCATGTCCTGATGATGTTCATGTACTATCTTCATCTCTTTTTTTCTCCTCTTTTTTTCTAAGTTGAACCCGATTAGATCCTAAATTAGGTATCGGGTCATATCCGCCCGGATGAAATGGGTGGCATCGAAATAAACGACGGAGACTCATCCGAACTCCTCGCAATACACCGAAACGATCTATCGATCCATAAGCATATTGAGAGCAACTTGGATAAAATCTACAAATTTTTATTTTTAAAATTTTTCCCAACACTCCATGATCTAAAGACAGAGTCTTTTGATACAACACAATTGAAAGAAGTAATAAACGCTTAATCATAAATGGATTAAAAATATACATTATTTTAAATATTTTGTCAATGTAAAATTTTCGTGCTATTATTTCTCATATACTTTTCTTTTTATCTTATTTACTACCTCTATCTCTATGTTTCAAGAAATTCACACAAAAAATGTCAATTGGATTCATTTCAACAAACCAAATGAGAAAGATATTGAATATTTACAAGAAAATTTCAATATAAACCCTCTTGCTGTAGAAGACTTCCTTCTTCCTACCATACGAGCAAAATCAATTCTTTATGAAAATTGTTTTTTCCTCACTATCCTTCTCCCTCTCTATGATACAAAAATAAAAACTACTTATTCTGGGGAGCTTAATTTTATTATCACAAAAGATCATCTTGTTACTGGCGTAGGACAAGGAGGGGAAATCCAACAACTCGATGATTTTTTTTCTCTTCTTGAAAGAAATATTGGAAAACGAAGACTTTATATGAGTGAATCTCCCGCACATCTTCTTTGTGCACTCTTAGAAACGCTTCTTGAATCTTGTTTTCCAAGACTCGATAACATTACAAAGAAAATAGACACTATAGAACACCATGTTTTTCAAGGAAATGAAAAGGCTATGGTGAAAGAAATCTCTTATGTGAAAAGAGATATTCTCAATTTTCGACGAACACTTATGCCCCAAAGATCTGTTCTGGAATCACTAGCTTCTCAAAAAACTCATCTTATTCCTGAAATTCTTTCTTCCAGACTTCGTGAACTTTCTGACACAAGTTTACGTCTTTGGAATGCCTTAGAAAATGATAAAGAAACTGTTGAATCTCTCGAAAAAACAAATGAATCTCTTCTTTCCTTCAAACTCAATGAAAAAATGCGCATTATAACACTTTTTTCAACCATACTCCTCCCTATGACATTTTATGCCAACATACTTGGAATGAATGTTTCTAAAATACCGTTTGATACCAAACCTTCAGCTTTTTTTCTTCATCTTATTATTATGGCATTAATCTCTATTTTCACGTATCTTTTCTTCAGATGGAGAAAATGGGTTTAATCCCCAAAAAAGATCACGAAAAATTCACCCGTATTCTAAAGAACACTTATGTTAGTTTTATACAACACTTTAACGAAAGAAAAAGAGTGCTTTATTCCTTTACAAAAAAAGGAGGTTTCTTTATATACCTGCGGCCCCACAGTATATGGAAAAATTCATATAGGAAATATTCGTTCTTATCTTATGGCAGACACACTTCGTCGTGTTTTGCTTTTGGAGGGATATAAAGTACGTCATATAAAAAACATAACTGATGTCGGACATTTAACCGCTGACAACATTGCTCAAGGTGATTCTGGTGAAGATAAAATTGAAAAAAAAGCAAAAGAAGAGCAAACAACACCAGAAAAAATAACCCGAGTATACGAAGATTATTTTCATAAAACAGAGCAAAAAATGAATATTCTTGATGCTGATCTTTTTCCAAAAGCAACAGAACATATACCCCAAATGATTTCCCTCATACAAAAACTTCTTGATTCAAACCATGCCTATATAAGTAATCAAAATATTTTTCTTGATGTTACTTCTTTCCCTGAATATGGGAAACTTTCAGGAAATTCTCTAGAAAAACTAAAAACAGGCGCACGACTTGCAAAACATCCTGATAAAAAAAATCCTTGGGATTTTGCTCTCTGGCTTAAAGCCGATGAGAATCATCTTATGCAATGGGACTCTCCTTGGGGAAAAGGTTATCCTGGTTGGCATATTGAATGTAGCGCCATGAGTATGACTTATTTGGGAGAAAGTTTTGATATCCACACCGGAGGAGAAGATAATATATTCCCCCATCATGAGGCTGAAAAAGCTCAATCAGAATGTGCCACAGGAAAACCCTTTGTAAAATATTGGGTTCATCTTCGACATCTTCTTATTCAAAATCAAAAAATGTCAAAATCAAAAGGAACACTACTTACTTTAGAAGATGTTGAGTCAAAGGGATTTTCTGCTACCGATCTCAGACTTGCATTTCTTTCCTCTCATTACCGATCCCCTATGAATTTTACATGGGAATCGCTTGAGCAATCTCAAAAAAATAAAGAAAAAATACAATCTTTTCTTTTGGAACTTTCTCGCATTCAAGAAAAAGAAGAAAAACAAAACAATTACTTTGATATAACTCCGTACATTTCTGATTTCAAGAAAGCCCTAGAAGATGATCTCAACACTCCTCAAGCGCTTTCTATTATCTATGAAATGATGCATGCGGTTTATATTGCTATTCACAATAATAGTTTCTCGTCAACAAATGCCCAAGAAATTCTTTCTTTCTGGGAAACAGCTAATTCTGTTTTAGGATTAAACCTCAAAAA from Candidatus Moraniibacteriota bacterium includes these protein-coding regions:
- the fusA gene encoding elongation factor G, translating into MSRKHPIERLRNIGIIAHIDAGKTTTTERILFYTGITHKIGEVHEGEATMDWMEQERERGITITSAATTCFWKDYQINIIDTPGHVDFTVEVERSLRVLDGGVVVFDGKEGVEPQSETVWRQADKYNVPRICFINKIDKEGADFERALESIWDRLTSKAFAAQIPIGERGDFRGVVDLLTMKAYEFEGDMGEKVVEKEIPAELLEKAKLWREKLVEKVSETDDVLVEKYLGGEEISVEELKAAIRKAVVKVDLIPVFTGTALRNKGVQLVLDAVLDYLPSPNDVPAVRATEVKTGSEIEKHPDDSDKLAVLAFKVATDPFVGQITFFRVYSGTIQAGSYVLNSTKGEKERIGRILRMHANTREEVSEMGSGEIGAIVGLKNTTTGDTLCDPSQAILLESMVFPEPVIDIAIEPKTKADQEKMGFALKKLAEEDPTFRVHTDEETLQTIISGMGELHLDIIVDRLRREFKVEANVGQPQVAYRETIRKEAKAEGKYIRQSGGRGQYGHCRLRVTPREPGQGFEFVDEIKGGIIPQEYIPAVEKGAKEAMETGVVAGYPMVDISVALYDGSFHDVDSSEAAFKIAGSLAFKEATRQASPVLLEPVMRVVAISPEQFMGDVVGDMNSRRGIIKEINDRGEGRSLIKEIESDIPLASMFGYATQLRSMTQGRASYSMEFSHYAEVPKNVAEQIIGKNTK
- the rpsG gene encoding 30S ribosomal protein S7, whose translation is MARRKRIYIKQWKEDPQYENILVGRFIGCLLNDGKRSTAERVMYKAFDIIHDRTKKGGLNVFEQAIKNIAPLLELKSRRVGGANYQVPVPVTGDRRQTLAIRWIISACRKRKGKAMSEKLADEFIDASEKTGAAMKKRDEVHRMAEANKAFAHFA
- the rpsL gene encoding 30S ribosomal protein S12; amino-acid sequence: MSTMNQLVRKPRKNVARKSKTPAMAFVFNSLENRPKPSQGPFKRGMCVKVSTTTPKKPNSALRKIARVRLTNGMEVTAYIPGIGHQLQEHSIVMIRGGRVKDLPGVRYHIVRGVLDSTGVANRKRGRSKYGAKKPKENS
- a CDS encoding tetratricopeptide repeat protein; translation: MNLAHYIFSKKFALICSDVLTAFFFFVAIGGLFSGSIGLTLQGSIFEQYTLFLLGILSALIFWLTRSFIVGKIEIPRTTADAPMLLVLLVFGISSFLSDDVWHSMWGVFGDPGRGTLSFFAYILLYYITLHLVRISKVSWIKNSLVLGVFSLIAFLVLWEIIPSFFQIVSLTKKEEMFHHFPSIIIILLGTLPLLWGAFQERLLQVTEKKIFLSIQFFLLSILSFLTMFFSIRYFSNMSFWWILFMISGWFLLTVAVIIGIKFKSAWFPSVIFLFCVLGYFSGKVIFPMTESTDGVMISFQNSFQIAYSSFLENPFFGVGPSLYSSAFSLYRHLDLNQTSLVLERPSQAEGMIFEVPVTSGISGFLAFSFLILYTIGSGFLAGYKRGGKYLFFWIGSVISLLFLTLTIIFFPVAFPVFALWFVVMAFTLSLRKSQSDMQSTVRIISTRPRPEYILSAAFAFLVVFSFFIYGYIFLAKGFFADFFAKKAVLNSSQEDAISFLKRSIELNPFESRYYILLANQYVKEVKSQKIESTDENYLKMIEKNMNLASEYAVRSKNMTPKDVVAWEMSGQIYEELSLYVDDFIDICGESYDEAIKLEPQNPRLHMKRGELFIRKAMTKEGSQEKEKYFANAKKEMEISLGKKEEFPQAWYLLALTQEGLGEIEGAIQSIVRALEFIPEEPTFMYVLGRLYYTRGQSNDTTLAIEMYKKVIEKKPEEVHSYLALANIYKKEASLEDALKYFDLALKYSKSEEVDLKNFIEKEKSQLTGTQMSTQDLVDEKEGDENLNSEEISTDVTEPTLPSAESLNPEDPVKAEDSVKVEESLTEEVLPDFSDEGRLE
- a CDS encoding triose-phosphate isomerase, which translates into the protein MISIIGNLKMNPGSLSEFEVYIQNFLNFSKNKDKNIHIGIAPPFPFLEKANKIIENDILLGAQDISLEVAGSFTGDVSVSMLKSLGVSFVIIGHSERRKNHKETDLEISRKCLRAVEYGITAVICVGETFDQKEQGFTEKVLKEQTKNALKYIKKEDAHRIVIAYEPIWAVGTDNLPNAKELSFAIESIQETVKECFEEFSSDTHILYGGSVHSENVSELFENTNLEGLLVGRSSLNVEEFFLIIEKISENKIIKEIKESE
- a CDS encoding response regulator, with amino-acid sequence MSQETRRSILIVDDDDFTRELYANVFRNADYEVYEARDGVEGIQIAIEKIPDVIFTGIVMPRMDGFSFMETLNKNTATVSIPVVISSHLGREEDRKRAEQLGAKDFVVRDTTTPREVVTLITNLFSEGGEYVIQFDPYALDAQRMAQQLRINSHYECMGVDCGERMVMKVRITDVNDSRWYQVKLVCPKCGWQMP
- the dnaJ gene encoding molecular chaperone DnaJ, whose translation is MDSQNYYDILGVSKNASQEEIKKAFRKLAHKYHPDKETGDVEMFKKISSAYQVLSDPKKREQYNRFGQTFNNGNAGSNNGSGFGGFEGFDFGNFDFGNFQRTQSSDRGFGGFEDIFGDFFGRESSSTSAQGKDIQIDVEMEMKETIQNTIKKVSLERRALCEDCLGTGGEKGSKQISCKTCAGAGKIRTHVRTILGTMQQVVLCHDCQGKGKMYEKKCRICGGDGRVRRREELTITIPAGIDDGQTLSLSGKGDAGEYGSPAGSLYVTVHVRPDKKFTRKGLDVLTEEYIFLSQAVLGDSIQAETLYGTVTMRIPSGTKSGEIFRIKEKGFPELNNRRKGHQLVRVHVEIPKRLSREQKKLFENLREMGL
- the yidD gene encoding membrane protein insertion efficiency factor YidD, encoding MIKRLLLLSIVLYQKTLSLDHGVLGKILKIKICRFYPSCSQYAYGSIDRFGVLRGVRMSLRRLFRCHPFHPGGYDPIPNLGSNRVQLRKKEEKKRDEDST
- a CDS encoding magnesium transporter CorA family protein, producing the protein MFQEIHTKNVNWIHFNKPNEKDIEYLQENFNINPLAVEDFLLPTIRAKSILYENCFFLTILLPLYDTKIKTTYSGELNFIITKDHLVTGVGQGGEIQQLDDFFSLLERNIGKRRLYMSESPAHLLCALLETLLESCFPRLDNITKKIDTIEHHVFQGNEKAMVKEISYVKRDILNFRRTLMPQRSVLESLASQKTHLIPEILSSRLRELSDTSLRLWNALENDKETVESLEKTNESLLSFKLNEKMRIITLFSTILLPMTFYANILGMNVSKIPFDTKPSAFFLHLIIMALISIFTYLFFRWRKWV
- a CDS encoding cysteine--tRNA ligase; this encodes MLVLYNTLTKEKECFIPLQKKEVSLYTCGPTVYGKIHIGNIRSYLMADTLRRVLLLEGYKVRHIKNITDVGHLTADNIAQGDSGEDKIEKKAKEEQTTPEKITRVYEDYFHKTEQKMNILDADLFPKATEHIPQMISLIQKLLDSNHAYISNQNIFLDVTSFPEYGKLSGNSLEKLKTGARLAKHPDKKNPWDFALWLKADENHLMQWDSPWGKGYPGWHIECSAMSMTYLGESFDIHTGGEDNIFPHHEAEKAQSECATGKPFVKYWVHLRHLLIQNQKMSKSKGTLLTLEDVESKGFSATDLRLAFLSSHYRSPMNFTWESLEQSQKNKEKIQSFLLELSRIQEKEEKQNNYFDITPYISDFKKALEDDLNTPQALSIIYEMMHAVYIAIHNNSFSSTNAQEILSFWETANSVLGLNLKKEKEYTLPENIEKILQERQIARENKNYILADTLRKKIESFGYEIQDTQETQTIQKK